A single Brachybacterium sillae DNA region contains:
- a CDS encoding AAA family ATPase, translating to MSQPSQSASQRPGSGFTPKAPALSPADLERSRDIVATISRVFASRVVGQENLRLTLLASLAAGGHVLLESVPGLAKTTAASALASAIGGSFHRIQCTPDLMPNDIIGTQIFNYGSGTFTTQLGPVHANIVLLDEINRSSAKTQSAMLEAMQERQTSIGGEVYPLPEPFMVLATQNPIEEEGTYVLPEAQMDRFLMKEVLTYPRPAEEHEILDRSTAGALAAPRQAVGSVSLDDIRFLQRMVDGVYVDAAVKRYIVDLVFTTRGSGPRPVPNLTQSVRVGASPRGSLALMRVGQAFALLNGRDYVTPDDVRALRYSVLRHRLVMTFDAQAAGVLPEQVIDAVFQAVPMP from the coding sequence ATGAGCCAGCCCTCGCAGTCCGCCTCTCAGCGCCCGGGGTCCGGCTTCACGCCCAAGGCCCCCGCGCTCTCCCCGGCGGACCTCGAGCGCAGCCGCGACATCGTCGCCACGATCTCCCGGGTCTTCGCCTCCCGCGTGGTGGGGCAGGAGAACCTGCGGCTGACGTTGCTGGCGTCGCTGGCCGCGGGTGGTCACGTGCTGCTGGAATCGGTGCCGGGTCTGGCGAAGACCACCGCCGCCTCCGCTCTCGCCTCCGCCATCGGCGGCAGCTTCCACCGCATCCAGTGCACCCCGGACCTCATGCCGAACGACATCATCGGCACGCAGATCTTCAACTATGGGTCCGGTACCTTCACCACCCAGCTGGGCCCGGTGCACGCGAACATCGTGCTGCTCGACGAGATCAACCGCTCCAGCGCGAAGACACAGTCGGCGATGCTCGAGGCGATGCAGGAACGGCAGACGTCCATCGGCGGTGAGGTATACCCGCTGCCGGAGCCGTTCATGGTGCTCGCGACGCAGAACCCCATCGAGGAGGAGGGCACGTACGTGCTCCCCGAGGCCCAGATGGACCGGTTCCTCATGAAGGAGGTGCTCACCTACCCGCGCCCCGCCGAGGAGCACGAGATCCTCGACCGCTCCACCGCCGGAGCCCTCGCCGCGCCGCGACAGGCGGTGGGCAGCGTGAGCCTGGACGACATCCGGTTCCTGCAGCGCATGGTCGACGGCGTGTATGTCGACGCCGCCGTGAAGCGGTACATCGTCGATCTCGTGTTCACCACCCGCGGCTCCGGGCCGAGGCCGGTGCCGAACCTCACCCAGTCGGTGCGGGTCGGCGCCAGTCCCCGCGGTTCTCTCGCCCTGATGCGGGTGGGCCAGGCCTTCGCACTGCTCAACGGCCGGGACTACGTCACGCCCGACGATGTGCGCGCCCTGCGCTATTCGGTGCTGCGCCACCGCCTGGTCATGACCTTCGACGCCCAGGCGGCCGGGGTGCTGCCCGAGCAGGTCATCGACGCGGTGTTCCAGGCCGTCCCGATGCCGTGA
- a CDS encoding DUF58 domain-containing protein has protein sequence MSGSLLTRVKARVDLYTSNRARGLIHGRGRSVFKGSGEDFDDLKYYQPGDRISDIDWKATARSGEPLIRQFNEERVRHLAIVADTSSAMAATAADGTSKRDALVMAAGLICFLAQRNGDLVSLVGGSAAHPVQLPSRASDGHLELLLRTIQQRTDEDADPSDSSWLIDRAFRMTTRPTLMTYITDEAHPSVEDHHRLRTLTTRHDLMVVRIGDADPLQGTDLDRDVVDVAFPRETPDLARTSSRVAQEAEAFRAARRDGISAMLDSLHVSHILTRGESTVVEDMVTMLRRREFRHARA, from the coding sequence ATGAGCGGTTCCCTGCTCACCCGGGTGAAGGCCCGGGTGGATCTGTACACCTCGAACCGTGCCCGTGGGTTGATCCACGGCCGCGGCCGGTCGGTGTTCAAGGGCAGCGGCGAGGACTTCGACGATCTGAAGTACTACCAGCCCGGTGACCGCATCTCCGATATCGACTGGAAGGCCACGGCCCGGTCGGGGGAGCCGCTGATCCGTCAGTTCAACGAGGAGCGCGTGCGGCATCTGGCGATCGTCGCGGACACCTCCTCGGCGATGGCGGCGACCGCCGCCGATGGCACCTCCAAGCGGGACGCCCTGGTGATGGCCGCCGGCCTGATCTGTTTCCTGGCCCAGCGCAACGGTGACCTGGTGAGCCTGGTGGGCGGCAGCGCCGCGCATCCGGTGCAGCTGCCCTCCCGCGCCAGCGACGGGCACCTGGAGCTGCTGCTGCGCACCATCCAGCAGCGCACCGACGAGGACGCCGATCCCTCGGACTCCTCCTGGCTGATCGATCGGGCGTTCCGTATGACGACCCGCCCCACGCTGATGACGTACATCACGGATGAGGCGCACCCGTCGGTCGAGGACCACCACCGTCTGCGCACCCTCACGACCCGTCACGACCTGATGGTGGTGCGGATCGGGGATGCTGATCCGCTGCAGGGGACGGACCTGGACCGCGACGTGGTCGACGTCGCCTTCCCGCGGGAGACCCCGGATCTGGCGCGTACCAGCAGCCGCGTGGCGCAGGAAGCCGAGGCGTTCCGTGCGGCACGGCGTGACGGTATCAGCGCCATGCTGGACTCGCTGCACGTCTCGCACATCCTCACTCGCGGTGAGAGCACCGTGGTGGAGGACATGGTCACCATGCTGCGCAGGAGGGAGTTCCGGCATGCCCGTGCCTGA
- a CDS encoding cysteine desulfurase family protein, producing MVTAPAHRAYLDHAATTQLRPAVREAYLEASEVVGNPTSVHASGRRARALLDESLESLAADLGVPRSWIVLTSGGTEADNLAIRGVARAVHAAHPERTAVAVCATDHAAVLQTAHSLAPAIEAREMPVRSTGVLDLDQAAQLLADGAVSVASAALVNNETGIVQDLAGLSRLAREHGTLVHTDAVQGLGHTALPDWEGVDLMSISGHKIGAPVGIGALIVRPGTPVQAGSTGGGQQRGLRSGTLDAAHARTLAVAVHETLREAEQESARLRGLSQRLLAGILRIAPDVVVIGGDDAPRTGHVVSVGFPGAHHESLVFLLDEQGVDVSAGSACSAGVQRASHVLDAMGIDPAVVGGALRLSFGWSSTEEDVDRALAALPEALRRARAVGSLFG from the coding sequence ATGGTGACCGCACCGGCGCACCGCGCCTACCTCGACCACGCCGCGACGACGCAGCTGCGCCCCGCGGTCCGCGAGGCCTATCTCGAGGCCAGCGAGGTGGTCGGCAACCCCACCTCGGTGCACGCCTCGGGGCGGCGCGCCAGGGCGCTGCTGGATGAGTCCCTGGAATCGCTCGCCGCGGATCTCGGGGTGCCCCGATCCTGGATCGTGCTGACCTCCGGCGGCACCGAGGCGGACAACCTCGCGATCCGCGGGGTCGCCCGTGCGGTCCACGCAGCTCACCCGGAGCGCACCGCGGTGGCCGTGTGCGCCACCGACCACGCCGCCGTGCTGCAGACCGCACACTCCCTGGCCCCGGCCATCGAGGCCCGCGAGATGCCTGTGCGCTCGACCGGGGTGCTGGACCTCGACCAGGCTGCGCAGCTGCTCGCCGACGGGGCCGTGTCGGTGGCCAGCGCCGCTCTGGTGAACAACGAGACAGGCATCGTGCAGGACCTCGCCGGGCTCTCTCGCCTGGCCCGCGAGCACGGCACCCTGGTCCACACCGACGCCGTCCAGGGGCTCGGCCACACGGCCCTGCCCGATTGGGAGGGCGTGGACCTCATGAGCATCTCCGGCCACAAGATCGGCGCCCCTGTCGGCATCGGGGCGCTGATCGTGCGCCCCGGCACCCCGGTGCAGGCCGGCAGCACCGGTGGCGGGCAGCAGCGGGGCCTGCGCTCGGGCACCCTCGACGCCGCCCACGCCCGCACCCTCGCCGTCGCCGTCCACGAGACCCTCCGCGAGGCCGAGCAGGAGAGCGCGCGGCTGCGAGGGCTGTCGCAGCGGCTCCTCGCCGGGATCCTCCGGATCGCCCCCGACGTGGTGGTCATCGGGGGTGATGACGCCCCCCGCACCGGCCATGTCGTGAGCGTCGGCTTCCCGGGAGCGCATCACGAGTCCCTGGTGTTCCTGCTCGATGAGCAGGGCGTCGATGTCTCCGCCGGATCGGCCTGCTCCGCGGGGGTGCAGCGCGCCTCCCATGTTCTCGACGCGATGGGCATCGACCCGGCCGTCGTCGGGGGAGCCCTGCGCCTGTCCTTCGGGTGGAGCAGCACCGAGGAGGACGTCGACCGGGCGTTGGCCGCGCTCCCGGAGGCGCTGCGCCGCGCCCGGGCCGTCGGGAGCCTGTTCGGATGA
- the mnmA gene encoding tRNA 2-thiouridine(34) synthase MnmA, with translation MKVLAAMSGGVDSAVAAALAHEAGHDVTGVHMALSRDPSQTRVGSRGCCTVEDADDARVAAERIGIPYYVWDLSEDFHDLVVEDFLAEYAAGRTPNPCVRCNERIKFASLLERARLLGFDAVCTGHYARVAHDGPDGAPSLHRARNRAKDQSYVLAVMGPQALAASVFPLGGFEDKQQVRQAAYERRLGISTKPDSYDICFIADGDTRGFLRRHLGESPGEIVDADGRVLGEHRGTHGFTIGQRRGLGLQDPAPDGRPRYVVDIDPRRHRVVVGAAELLSTRTLEATDTVLFEPLAPGRPVACQIRAHGEAVPGIVEQAEDHGAVRVTLEQPMRGVAAGQTLVLYDGDRVLASATLTRRTA, from the coding sequence ATGAAGGTTCTCGCGGCGATGAGCGGCGGGGTCGACTCCGCCGTCGCGGCGGCCCTCGCCCACGAGGCCGGGCATGACGTCACCGGCGTGCACATGGCGCTCTCGCGCGACCCCTCGCAGACCCGGGTCGGCTCCCGCGGCTGCTGCACCGTGGAGGACGCCGACGACGCCCGCGTCGCCGCCGAGCGCATCGGCATCCCCTACTACGTGTGGGACCTCTCCGAGGACTTCCACGATCTCGTGGTGGAGGACTTCCTCGCCGAATACGCGGCCGGTCGCACCCCCAATCCGTGCGTGCGCTGCAACGAGCGCATCAAGTTCGCGTCCCTGCTGGAGCGTGCCCGCCTGCTCGGTTTCGACGCCGTGTGCACCGGGCACTACGCGCGCGTCGCCCATGACGGTCCGGACGGCGCCCCCAGTCTGCATCGCGCACGGAACCGCGCGAAGGACCAGAGCTACGTGCTGGCGGTGATGGGGCCGCAGGCGCTCGCCGCGTCCGTGTTCCCCCTCGGCGGATTCGAGGACAAGCAGCAGGTGCGGCAGGCCGCCTATGAGCGGCGGCTGGGCATCTCCACCAAGCCCGATTCCTACGACATCTGTTTCATCGCCGACGGTGACACCCGCGGGTTCCTCCGCCGGCACCTGGGGGAGTCCCCGGGGGAGATCGTCGACGCCGATGGGCGCGTGCTGGGCGAGCACCGTGGCACCCACGGCTTCACGATCGGTCAGCGCCGCGGTCTCGGGCTGCAGGATCCTGCCCCCGACGGCCGCCCCCGCTACGTGGTCGACATCGACCCGCGGCGGCACCGGGTCGTCGTCGGCGCCGCCGAGCTGCTCTCCACCCGCACCCTCGAGGCCACCGACACGGTGCTGTTCGAACCCCTCGCACCCGGCCGGCCCGTCGCCTGCCAGATCCGCGCCCACGGAGAAGCCGTCCCCGGCATCGTCGAGCAGGCGGAGGACCACGGCGCGGTGCGCGTGACCCTGGAGCAGCCGATGCGCGGCGTCGCCGCCGGTCAGACCCTGGTGCTGTACGACGGCGACCGTGTGCTCGCCTCCGCCACTCTCACCCGGCGCACGGCATGA
- the ligA gene encoding NAD-dependent DNA ligase LigA yields MRHNVRVNAPKQPRPSQDSAAPASEAPDPNAPAVEDSAVEQSAVERRTADAQQRIAELTARIEQARVDYYEKAAPTMTDGEYDQLERELRELEEAHPQLARADSPTRTVGGGVAQGFAPVEHLERMFSLDNAFSLDELRAWGERVVEGLGQGAEIRYLTELKIDGLAIDLVYEQGRLVRAATRGDGRVGEDVTANVRTIANVPHRLDTDTPPAVLEVRGEVFFPTADFERLNQEREEAGLTRFANPRNTAAGSLRQKDPAVTASRALAVYVHGIGVHEGVTLASQSEVYAQLAAWGLPTSPHTRVLTSLDEVADYIVDRGEKRHDVEHEIDGIVVKVDSFAQQRRLGATSRAPRWAIAYKYPPEEVTTRLIDIQVEVGRTGRVTPFGVMEPVTVAGSTVQFATLHNQFEVERKGVLIGDMVILRKAGDVIPEILGPVEALRTGQERAFVMPSHCPSCGTPIAPAKEGDKDWRCPNQKDCPAQVTGRLVHAASRGAFDIESLGEETAIALTDPDRRRDEALAAVRAGHALYLPVQDPADTAHDAFVVVRNGEEVEGTDGTPRLRVTDAEDPLIPAPQTPVVTTGANLFDLTAEDLRDVVVYQPEKRDGRETGDWRVQPAFWSRPSLRHYRSSDSWRRVGEAAPLKNTLTMLEELETKKASQPLWRVLVALSIRHVGPTAARSLATAFGSLPEIRDADPQRLAETDGVGPTIAESLREWFAVDWHQELLAAWEASGVRMVDDVEEGFVRTLEGLTVVVTGGLEGFTRDGAKEAIIARGGKAAGSVSKKTDYVVIGENAGSKADRARELGRPLLDEAGFVALLEGGPEAVADRLDLAAGEAQGD; encoded by the coding sequence ATGCGCCACAATGTCCGGGTGAACGCCCCGAAGCAGCCCCGCCCGAGCCAGGACAGCGCCGCCCCCGCGTCGGAGGCACCGGACCCGAACGCCCCCGCCGTCGAGGACTCCGCGGTCGAGCAGTCTGCCGTCGAGCGCCGCACCGCCGATGCTCAGCAGCGGATCGCCGAGCTGACCGCCCGCATCGAGCAGGCCCGGGTCGACTACTACGAGAAGGCCGCCCCCACCATGACTGATGGGGAGTATGACCAGCTCGAGCGGGAGCTGCGGGAGCTCGAAGAGGCCCACCCGCAGCTGGCCCGTGCCGATTCCCCCACCCGCACGGTGGGCGGTGGGGTCGCGCAGGGTTTCGCCCCCGTGGAGCACCTGGAGCGGATGTTCAGTCTCGACAACGCCTTCAGCCTGGACGAGTTGCGCGCCTGGGGGGAGCGAGTGGTGGAGGGACTCGGCCAGGGCGCCGAGATCCGCTACCTGACGGAGCTGAAGATCGACGGCCTCGCCATCGACCTGGTCTACGAGCAGGGACGACTGGTGCGGGCCGCCACCCGAGGTGACGGCCGCGTCGGCGAGGACGTCACCGCGAACGTCCGGACCATCGCGAACGTCCCTCACCGCCTCGACACCGACACCCCGCCGGCGGTGCTGGAGGTCCGCGGTGAGGTGTTCTTCCCGACCGCCGACTTCGAGCGCCTCAACCAGGAGCGCGAGGAGGCCGGTCTCACCCGCTTCGCGAACCCCCGCAACACGGCCGCCGGGTCCCTGCGGCAGAAGGATCCTGCGGTCACCGCCTCCCGTGCCCTGGCGGTGTACGTCCACGGCATCGGGGTGCACGAGGGCGTCACCCTCGCCTCCCAGTCGGAGGTCTACGCCCAGCTGGCCGCCTGGGGGTTGCCGACATCCCCGCACACCCGGGTGCTCACCTCCCTCGACGAGGTCGCCGACTACATCGTCGACCGCGGCGAGAAGCGCCATGACGTGGAGCACGAGATCGACGGCATCGTGGTGAAGGTCGACTCCTTCGCCCAGCAGCGTCGCCTCGGCGCCACCTCCCGGGCGCCCCGCTGGGCCATCGCCTACAAGTACCCGCCGGAGGAGGTCACCACCCGCCTGATCGACATCCAGGTGGAGGTGGGTCGCACCGGCCGGGTCACCCCCTTCGGGGTGATGGAACCGGTGACCGTCGCGGGCTCGACCGTCCAGTTCGCCACCCTCCATAACCAGTTCGAGGTGGAACGCAAGGGCGTCCTGATCGGCGACATGGTGATCCTGCGCAAGGCGGGTGATGTGATCCCCGAGATCCTCGGCCCGGTCGAGGCACTGCGCACCGGGCAGGAACGCGCCTTTGTCATGCCCTCGCACTGCCCCTCCTGCGGCACCCCCATCGCCCCCGCCAAGGAGGGTGACAAGGACTGGCGCTGCCCGAACCAGAAGGACTGCCCGGCGCAGGTGACGGGCCGGCTGGTGCATGCCGCGTCCCGCGGCGCCTTCGACATCGAGTCCCTCGGGGAGGAGACGGCGATCGCCCTGACGGATCCCGACCGCCGCCGGGACGAGGCGCTCGCCGCGGTGCGCGCCGGCCACGCCCTCTACCTGCCCGTGCAGGATCCCGCCGACACCGCCCACGACGCCTTCGTCGTCGTGCGCAACGGGGAGGAGGTCGAGGGCACCGACGGCACCCCGCGGCTGCGCGTCACCGATGCCGAGGATCCGCTGATCCCGGCGCCCCAGACGCCCGTGGTGACCACCGGGGCGAACCTCTTCGACCTCACCGCGGAGGATCTGCGCGACGTCGTCGTCTACCAGCCGGAGAAACGTGACGGGCGCGAGACCGGCGACTGGCGGGTGCAGCCCGCGTTCTGGAGTCGCCCGAGTCTGCGGCACTACCGGTCGTCGGACTCCTGGCGCCGGGTGGGGGAGGCCGCCCCGCTGAAGAACACCCTCACCATGCTCGAGGAGTTGGAGACGAAGAAGGCCTCGCAACCTCTGTGGCGGGTGCTGGTGGCGCTGTCGATCCGACACGTCGGGCCGACCGCCGCGCGCTCCCTGGCCACCGCCTTCGGATCCCTGCCGGAGATCCGGGATGCCGACCCGCAGCGCCTGGCCGAGACAGATGGCGTCGGCCCCACCATCGCCGAGTCCCTGCGCGAATGGTTCGCCGTCGACTGGCACCAGGAGCTGCTGGCCGCGTGGGAGGCCTCGGGCGTGCGGATGGTCGACGACGTCGAGGAGGGCTTCGTGCGCACCCTCGAGGGCCTCACCGTCGTCGTCACCGGTGGTCTCGAGGGGTTCACCCGGGACGGCGCCAAGGAGGCGATCATCGCGCGCGGCGGGAAGGCCGCCGGCTCGGTGTCGAAGAAGACCGACTACGTGGTCATCGGCGAGAACGCCGGCAGCAAGGCCGATCGGGCACGGGAGCTGGGCCGACCCCTCCTCGACGAGGCCGGATTCGTGGCGCTGCTGGAGGGTGGTCCCGAGGCCGTCGCCGATCGCCTCGACCTCGCGGCCGGCGAGGCCCAGGGAGACTGA
- a CDS encoding vWA domain-containing protein yields the protein MTPQFLFPWWLIALLMVPMAALCLLLLVRRPRQRWSWLRRLLMVLLLAVVLVRPSTPLDGLPTQRMNANVFFVVDRTGSMNAEDYAEGAPRLDGVKADMRRIMQMTEGSRYSIIAFDSVAAQQLPLTTDAGAAEAWIDTLTTEPTAYSRGSNVDRARTTLITALQETRAEDPDSSILVYVFSDGENTDGQESEAFSPAAQFVDGGAVLGYGTAQGGRMRAQGGATDGEYITDGSGAEGRSVIDENQLKTIAGQMGVPYLHRTDPEAAIEGTMEGIELKAVPLESSTRARSFEDWYWVASIPLALLFLWELGEMTRRLPRDQQRDQQRATDSRGEGQRR from the coding sequence ATGACCCCCCAGTTCCTGTTCCCGTGGTGGCTCATCGCGCTGCTGATGGTGCCGATGGCCGCGCTGTGCCTGCTGCTGCTGGTGCGTCGGCCCCGGCAGCGCTGGTCGTGGCTGCGGCGGCTGCTGATGGTGCTGCTGCTGGCCGTGGTGCTGGTGCGCCCGTCGACGCCTCTGGACGGTCTGCCCACGCAGCGGATGAACGCCAACGTGTTCTTCGTCGTGGACCGCACCGGTTCCATGAACGCCGAGGACTACGCCGAGGGCGCCCCCCGGCTGGACGGCGTGAAGGCTGACATGCGCCGCATCATGCAGATGACCGAGGGCTCCCGCTACAGCATCATCGCTTTCGATTCCGTCGCGGCGCAGCAGTTGCCCTTGACCACCGACGCCGGGGCGGCGGAGGCCTGGATCGACACCCTGACCACGGAACCCACGGCGTACTCCCGGGGGTCGAACGTCGACCGCGCCCGCACCACGCTGATCACCGCCCTGCAGGAGACCCGCGCCGAGGATCCCGACTCCTCGATCCTGGTGTACGTGTTCTCCGACGGCGAGAACACCGATGGGCAGGAATCCGAGGCGTTCTCCCCGGCCGCCCAGTTCGTCGACGGCGGGGCGGTGCTCGGGTACGGCACCGCCCAGGGCGGCAGGATGCGCGCCCAGGGCGGCGCGACCGACGGCGAGTACATCACCGACGGTTCCGGAGCCGAGGGCCGCTCTGTCATCGACGAGAACCAGCTGAAGACCATCGCCGGTCAGATGGGCGTGCCGTATCTGCATCGGACGGACCCCGAGGCCGCGATCGAGGGCACCATGGAGGGCATCGAGCTGAAGGCGGTGCCGTTGGAGTCCAGCACCCGGGCGCGCAGCTTCGAGGACTGGTACTGGGTGGCGTCGATCCCGCTGGCGCTGCTGTTCCTGTGGGAGCTGGGGGAGATGACCCGTCGACTGCCCCGTGACCAGCAGCGGGACCAGCAGCGAGCCACCGACTCACGAGGGGAGGGACAGCGACGATGA
- a CDS encoding vWA domain-containing protein — translation MRFWWVTLVLLLAGIVVWALTFLYRRPPRRRPVLVANSEFLERLPSFVRSRRLARILRVLAVGTAVCGLLSSAVLSGRIATERVQSPEFANRDIVLCLDVSGSMYKYDTQILRTFAEMVDSFQGERIGLSIFNSTSRTVFPLTNDYDLVRRQLEEGAEAVDFDEFGYRSGAVQYPQDKVRRYTEFVAGTRGVDEQASIVPDGLASCAQEFDRAEEDRSRSIILATDNEVNGEPIYTLAQAAQTVQDRGVDLYTIYPGAFECGPQCFEELERETRAHGGEVFASDDPNAMPRIIAQIERTQAQVMGAAPTVVRTDRPMFGAVLTLLSLIAVLLVGWRSRE, via the coding sequence ATGAGGTTCTGGTGGGTCACCCTGGTGCTGCTGCTCGCGGGGATCGTGGTGTGGGCTCTGACGTTCCTGTACCGGCGTCCGCCGCGGCGTCGTCCCGTGCTGGTGGCGAACTCCGAGTTCCTGGAGCGGCTTCCCTCCTTCGTCCGCTCCCGTCGTCTGGCGCGGATCCTGAGGGTGCTGGCGGTCGGCACGGCGGTGTGCGGTCTGCTCTCCAGCGCGGTGCTGTCGGGCCGGATCGCCACCGAACGGGTGCAGAGCCCGGAGTTCGCCAACCGGGACATCGTGCTGTGCCTGGACGTCTCGGGCTCGATGTACAAGTACGACACCCAGATCCTGCGCACCTTCGCGGAGATGGTCGACTCCTTCCAGGGGGAGCGGATCGGGCTGTCGATCTTCAACTCCACCTCCCGCACCGTCTTCCCGCTGACCAATGACTACGACCTGGTGCGCCGTCAGCTGGAGGAGGGTGCCGAGGCCGTCGACTTCGACGAGTTCGGCTACCGCAGCGGCGCCGTCCAGTATCCGCAGGACAAGGTCCGCCGGTACACGGAGTTCGTGGCCGGCACGCGCGGTGTCGACGAGCAGGCGTCGATCGTCCCGGACGGCCTGGCATCCTGTGCGCAGGAGTTCGACCGCGCCGAGGAGGATCGCAGCCGGTCGATCATCCTGGCCACCGACAACGAGGTGAACGGCGAACCCATCTACACCCTCGCGCAGGCGGCGCAGACGGTGCAGGACCGCGGCGTGGACCTCTACACCATCTACCCCGGGGCCTTCGAATGCGGCCCGCAGTGCTTCGAGGAGCTGGAGCGGGAGACCCGCGCCCACGGCGGGGAGGTCTTCGCCTCCGACGACCCGAACGCGATGCCCCGCATCATCGCGCAGATCGAGCGGACGCAGGCGCAGGTGATGGGGGCCGCTCCGACGGTGGTGCGCACGGACCGTCCGATGTTCGGCGCGGTGTTGACGCTGCTGTCGCTGATCGCGGTGCTGCTGGTCGGGTGGAGGTCCCGCGAATGA